A window of Juglans regia cultivar Chandler chromosome 7, Walnut 2.0, whole genome shotgun sequence contains these coding sequences:
- the LOC108996446 gene encoding eukaryotic translation initiation factor 1A codes for MPKNKGKGGKNRKRGKNEADDDKRELVFKEDGQEYAQVLRMLGNGRCEATCIDGTKRLCHIRGKMHKKVWIAAGDIILVGLRDYQDDKADVILKYMPDEARLLKAYGELPETTRLNEGIAGGLVEEDDAAGDDYIEFEDEDIDKI; via the coding sequence ATGCCGAAGAACAAGGGTAAGGGAGGCAAGAACCGGAAGCGAGGGAAGAACGAGGCGGACGACGATAAACGCGAGTTGGTGTTCAAGGAAGACGGGCAAGAGTACGCGCAGGTGCTTCGGATGCTGGGGAACGGTCGGTGCGAGGCCACGTGCATCGACGGCACCAAGCGGCTCTGCCACATCCGAGGCAAGATGCACAAGAAGGTGTGGATCGCCGCCGGCGACATCATCCTCGTGGGACTCAGGGACTACCAGGACGACAAGGCTGACGTTATCCTCAAGTACATGCCCGACGAGGCTAGGCTCTTGAAGGCCTACGGCGAGCTGCCGGAGACAACCCGGTTGAACGAGGGGATTGCCGGTGGGTTGGTCGAGGAAGACGATGCAGCTGGGGATGACTACATCGAGTTTGAGGACGAGGATATTGATAAGatctaa